Sequence from the Coffea eugenioides isolate CCC68of unplaced genomic scaffold, Ceug_1.0 ScVebR1_1023;HRSCAF=1809, whole genome shotgun sequence genome:
AACATTATCCCCAATGGTACGTGATCTTTGTAATGACATAAATCATCACGGAGTTAACCAAATCAACACAATTCGTAGGCCAAGGGGCTTGACCAAATAAGAACAAATAAACATGCTACGGCTGCAATGATCTAAGGCAGCCGAAAACAGAGGAATGCCAAACGTACATATGAACTAACATTGACAAAAGGGCTAACATTGCCTGGCATTTCTCAGTGCTTTGGAATTTGCAAGAGACTTTGGAATCACACATTTCTTGCTAGAAGGGGATGCTTTAAATATTGTAGAGAGTATTAATAGCAATGAAACAGATTTGTCATTGATAGGTAACTTAATTCATGGCATAAGATCACTACTTGCTGCATTTGATTTTGTAAAAGTTAGTTATGTGTGTAGGACCAACAATGTTCCTGCTCATATCGTGTCTAGAATGTCATTGTCTCTTGAGGGAAGTACAGTATGGTTTGTAAACATTCCCAAGGCTGTTACTGTTGCGGCTCTTCAAGATTTGACATGAATGGAGGTTTtgatgtttcaaaaaaaaaaaacattgacaAAAGGGCGAATTTTAATTTGGCCCTTCAAAGTAGATAAAAAGTATTAATTCAGCTCTCGGAAGTGATTAAGTCTCAATTAAGcccaaaaaagtgaaaaaaaaatgatacacacacacatatatttCATCATTTCATAATGTTGGAAGTGAAACTTTACTTATTCTTAAGGTGCTTAAGTTAACTTCTCGCCTAAATTAGTTAAAACGgataatttcttttcatatcttaaaaaaaattactgctAGCTTAAATTCATGTTTACTCTTTTCTAACTCATTTAGATTAGAAGAGCACTTTGTTAATCTTTTCGATTTTGGGTTTTGGACTTTGGATTTATACCAGCGGTAAACAATGCTGTTAAACCCGAACCAGATAGTGACTCGACTAAACTATTGGATTAGAAATCAATTAATCAGATCGGACCGTTCTTAAAAATCCACTGACGTCAGCATGGtgttataattattttatatttttataaaattcaaaaatattgaaattaagttcTTGGTTATATTTGACCGATCATGAAAAATGTTCTAAAAATATTAGACTCGCAATCAAATGTAcacctaataattatatataaaaatgtaaattcaAGATTAAAATATATCCATTATCTAAAACTActtgaaaatttaaattaaaataaattaatataaGTTGAAATCATTAATGTTAAATTAATGAGATCATAAGAATAAAAACATCTTAATTtagaaatcattttaaaaagCGAGTGATTTTAATATTTATACTAATTAGTAACGTTTTCTTATTtctattaataaataaaagtatTATAATTTAAATAACTCAGATTATGTTTGgagaagagaaaagagaaaagtttAAGAATCAGACCAACCAGTCGAATCAAATCACTGATTTTACcgattttttatgattttgtcTGATTTTTGACCAATATAATTCTATACTACAAATCACTTAAAAAAGAAGGCCGATTTATTACTCTTCTCCAACATCTTTCTACTACTTCTTTTCTCTAAATCCCTTCTTTTTTGAGAGGGAGACCACTATGATTTCTCTGATCTCTCTCCTATAGATttcatttttgttatttttctaataaaatctcTCTTAAATTTCTCTAGTGAGAGATATCTATTTCTCCTAGGGTTCTTAGTGAAAATTTTTGTTCTCCTAAAAGTTCCTAGtgaaattttgtattatttTTCCTTATCTTAttgtttaaattttaatttacttcaaatttgattgttaaatttgaatttgacaAATTCAAGTCTATATCAATAGATCTCATTATCTTTATTAAAACTTACAACTATTAATTAACATATCTAACGATTATAACATATACAGAGTAGACTGCAGCGATTTTAAAATTGATGATACCTTTTAAACCTATtcttgatttctcaaatcttttATATTTGTTAAATTACAAATCTACAATTTTAATGCATGTTTCATTCGCCATTAAGAGagtttttttgccaaaataacactctttctaaaaaatattcccaatataatttattttcaaattttattcccAAATTGATGTTATTGTTGCCACTTAATTAACCTGATTGCCATGTAAAATAACAAGCAAAGAAAGTTTTAATCTAGTCTATAGTTTCcaacaaaaactaaaaatttaaacttttttattataGAGGCACAAGAAAATTGaataacttttataattttcttataattattcaaaataaattctTCCATTATTGACCTTGCTATTATTGCTCtctgtaatttttttaaatgtatcaaacttattgtatatatttaaaaaaaaataaatttacaaaataaaaaattgcaatgaaaattgcaatgaaaattgtaaGCAATAACAAGAAAAAGTTACAAAAACGTCAAGGCTATCATatttgtttatgttatgcttctTACTCcttaaaaaaaacttttacaaaAAGTAACTATTGCGATTAAGATAATGCTAAAGTTTCTTGAAAGTAACACAAGCCATTAATTGATGTTGAATAAATGTGCAAAACTACTTCAAGTATACGAGATTATTTGATCATGTGATAGAGATGCACTACAAATGAACATGCTTGTATATGTGGTAGAAATCAAACATTGTTACATAGTTTTCCTCTTaatattttatcaaatgcacagTGTGAGAAATCATTTGTTAAAACAAttagtattcaaaattttttgaaggccaTAGAAATGTTCCAAAAACTGCAcaataaaaaagataaaagaataatCTTCGTTTATCTTGAAATTATCaatttgagaaaatattttcatccacATATACAATATCAGGAATGATAATGAAGTTTTAGATGTTATTAATATAAATCTTGACTTCTCACAATTACATTTGGCAAGGAAAAATAACGAAAGAACAAAAAataatgaaaggaaaaaaaagtgaaaaagctCAGAGAGAAAATCGGAGAAGATATTGATTGCAAAAGAGAGATAGAATGTACTTCTATTTCTATTAACCACAAACAACCTATGtgacaaaaaaaatacaaaaaaaataaattttaaaattagattACTTTGGACATATATTTCAAAAGCAAAGTTATTATGAAAATAAACTCGCCATTAAGATAACAATAAGtgtgaggaaaaaaaaagtgaaaaaactCGTAGAGAGAATCGGAGAAGATATTAATTGTGAAAGAATCTCTATTTCTATTAGCCACATAGACAACCTATGTGACAAAAAaagtataaaataataaaatttaaaattatgttACTTTGGACatatgtttcaaaaaaaaagttatttcgGCAATAAATTTGCCATTAAGATAACAATAAGTGTGTTTAAAATAATGATaagcaaataatttttaaaaaataatttaaaagataaaaaaatgttaaaaattatatttataagaTAACAAATAATTTCTGACCATTAATTTGCTATCCAACTCATATGTCAGTCGTATTAGAagatttttaattttcaataatCTGTTAATAAAATGTGTCTTATTATACTAAGAAAACCGATTTACGATTGAATCGGTCGATCCGAATCTCAAAGATGAATCGAACTTGAGTGGCCATCGACAAAACTGTTTTACCATGGTTTTGATGGTCTATCCTGGCGgtaaattttctaataaaatccgGAGTTGATTCCGTGGGGTCTAAAATCCGTCATCTCGACCCTTCTCCCCACATCTTCAGCGTCTTTCATGAAAATCTGACATCAATTGCTCCTCCAAACACACATCCAGATCTCAGTTAAAAATGTTGAGCATCTGAAATCACTTAATTCTTTTCGCTGAACATAGGATATATTCCGTGGTggatataaatataaattaagCCAAGAAGAAAACTCTAGTGAGAAACAGGTATCTACCGATAACTTTTTATTTCAAGAAATACAAAGCCCTTTacacaaaattcatcatcaTCCACACAGCAAACAAACAAATTCATACAAACGGAGACATCTCACAACCACTTTGCACGCTACACCTCACTCTCTTTTATTCTTGTTTCACATTCAGTTTCCACAGAGCTTAGCTTAGCAACCCAAAGCATTTAGCCGGAGATCTCAATGGCCTTAACATCAGCCTTCTTCACTTCCTCTTTCGGCACGGTGACGGTGAGCACCCCATTCTCCATGCTGGCCTTCACCTGATCCACCTTGGCGTTCTCCGGCAGCCTGAACCTGCGCAGGAACCTGCCGCTGCTCCTCTCCACCCTATGCCACTTGTCGTTCTTCTCCTCTTGCTCCCGGCTCCTCTCTCCGCTAATCTGCAGGACCTGGCCTTCCTCAACCTCCACCTTCACTTCCTCCTTCTTCAGCCCCGGAAGGTCGGCTTTGAAGACATGGGCTTCGGGAGTCTCTTTCCAGTCGATGCGGGCGGTTGCAAATGCAGATGTATCCCTTGCTGTATCTGGGACGTTCGCCAGACTGGTGTTCGAGAAAGGAAAGCCTTCGAAGGGATCCCAAATGTCAAGTGAAAATGGGACGAAAACGTTGCTTCTTCGGCCACCGAAGACGCTTGGAATCAGCGACATTTTCAGGAGAACTGACGGTGACGATGATGTTAACTATTTTGAGATCTTATAAAGTTAAACAGAGATCTGATTGTACCGTGAGATTCGATCAATTCTTGTCGATGATGATGAAGCAGCTGAAGGAGGTTCATATTTATAGGAGAGGAGAGGCAGAGCCCAGAGTTTTCGAGGATTTTCGTGAATTGATTGCCCAACGGATTAATCTGGAATTCTTTTGCTTTCCCTATAAACTTCTACGATCTTCCTTCATGATCTAGAGGGCTCCGGACAAGTTGCTTTTCTGACAAAGGCTAAATTACAAATAACCCCCCGTCATTTCATCTATTATCACATCACCTCCTAGTGTTTTAAAATATTCACTTTATCTCTCTCTGATTTTATATAAagtaaaattttaacaaaaaaaaaaaaaattatactaacTAACGTCATTCGTTGAAATTCATAGTGTATTTAAATGTTAAATTAAATGATGACTTTTGCACCATATGTAAAATAATAGAGGAATAGGATAAaatgaatatttatataaacCATGGAGGAATAAGTAGATATTATGATTTGATCATAAGCACTTTGAAGCATTTTTCTATAATCATTATAACTAATTGtgtatttcattcattttttcacTTTATACTAAAATCACATGAGAGTTGTATAACTATTTTAAAATGTTAAGAGGCTCATCTGCCGCTATGCAAAACCACAAGGAGTTACATGTAATTTATTTGGCCTTTAACGATAGGAACCAATTTGCCgtttggggggaaaaaaaatctaGAGAGCTCTGGATGGTTCGAATTGGAAGGCCCACTTAATTCTTGGGAGGCATGAGATGGGCTTTTGCAATCTGTTTGAAGCACTAGGCGTGCACATTAGCCCAAGAAGATGAATTGCAAGTTACACCCCAACTTCAATTGTACATGTATATTCAGTATTTATCACACCAGAGATTTCTTGTGAAAAGGTGTTTTTTCCCCTCTCGTGAGAAGTTAATTGTTTGGATTCTGATCCTTTGGAGAAAATTTTTTATGCTTTATGAATATTCCTTCTACACAATTTTTAATTACCATTTTACTTTATATATACTgtaattttgtcctcaaaaacttctccaaaaaaatgcaattcaaacGAGTAGTAAGTCTTTTATTTCTCTCTTGTGAAAAGTTAAGtctttttttggtaaataaacATCCAATAGAATTAGGTAGTCGTAATGTCAGAtatagggcctgtttggaagtTAAGTATTTACTCAAGTTTGTATAATACTAGTTTTTTACCAACTTTCGCTACAGTAAtctaaaaaaatttctcaaagttttttacctacacacttcaaaatactcaaaacacaaaaaaataaaataaaattcccttccccttttcttcttcttcctcccctatcccaacccaccaccacctccgccgTCGGTTTCGGCGCCGATCACCTCTTCCTGTGccgatctttttttttttttcctttctccctcTCCCCATCTTCCTCCCCTGCCATCCTCCCTCTTTGCCCAATTTTgatcctccctttttttttatccctctccctctcccccactcctcccccaccacccttccccttccccttcccctctgGCCGATCTGGTCGCTAGACCAGATCGTATCGAGAGAGGGTTAGGGTGGTAGGGGAAGGGGAAGAGAGGGGAGaaggaaaattgcaaaaaaaaaaaaaaaggcaacaaATGGCCATAATTTCAGAGGTGGAAGTGGGTCCAATCTAACGCATAGATAGCTCAGTCACTCAATTGCCAACCCATCACTGACTTTGGTTTGGACAAGAgattccaaattggcaagcatgaAGGCAAGAAACCCAATGCACACGTTAATGGGGTAGTTTGGTGTAGAACCAAAGtgatggaggaggaggaggaggagactTGACCACTACTTCTGTATCAGCAAAAGAGATAGAGACTAATGATTTGAAGCGACAGTAATTAGGTGCCAGCAGGTTTTGAAGCGGCGGCAagggaagggggagggggaaggggagaggggaggagaggggtggcggaggagggagagggaggggtGGCGGGCaggagagggggagagaaaaaaagtaaaaaaaaaagaaaagaaagttgcTGCTTCATTGGCTTTGGGAGAGGGAACAAGGGAGGGAAGGGGGAAGGGGTAGGCCTATCAATCGGGCCTATGAGTCGGGCTTTGATGAGCTCAATCTCagctcatttaatttgaaaCATTTTCGGGTTTCGGGTTATGAGTTTCGGGTTCATAAATGTGAAGCTCATACTCAACTCATATAATATTTAGGTTGTGAGCCTTAATCAGTTTAGTCCAAACTCCCTTATTActctttaattttcttaaataattactataactattaagttgtaaaactaatttaacatttacaagactataatattaaaactaaacatgaacaaataatagttcttaaaaagtatataaacaaaaaaattttcaataatatttatatttaattcgttcaaaatgcatgaaaaatagtaataaaacatgcaatcataagccaatacatctttaaaagttaaaactttttttataatcttgtgatttaaatccaaatatgcttgatgatttgtgtttgtagaccaaaaagaaatcaaccaatattatgccaatacaaaaatttactcaaccaataagaaaagttagaaatttagttatgcattactaatattggctctcaagaaagCTCATGGAAGAGTctttagatgtatttttgtgttttgtaatttatatatatatttagtatttagtaataatatatttggatatataattatacataatatcaaaatataaatattatatatattggTAATTAAAGGGCCGGGCCTATATGGGGTTTGAACCTAATAAGGCCCAATCTCGGCTCATATTTAATTCAGGCATAATTTCTAGGTTCAAACTCAGACCGGCTCACTAAATGGTCGGGCTTATCGGGCTTTTTGTCGGGCTGAATGAGCCGAATCCGGGCTGGCTCAGCCCCATTGACAGTCCTAGGAAGGGGAAGGGAGAAGAAGCGGGAagggaggaaggaaaagaaagaaagaaaatgaaaagggaaaaaaagttttttcatctcacaaaattttttctacaatttctGCAGTGATCTACAGTAAAATTTCAtacaaacactcaaaaaactcaccttccaaacGGGGCCATAATTATCACAGTTTGGTTTAATTAAGTTTCGTATGGGGACCGGAGCAAACTGCAATGAGACAAAAAATCCTCTTTCTAAAGTTTTTGGTCTTTGACTAACTTGTTTTAAAACCCATTCACAAACATCGGAAAAAGACAGTCTTTAAAAAAAAGTATTGGATAAAACAATTTGAAATTGGTGAAGTATGATTTGAGAATAGACATAGGCAGTGGCGGAGCTAGGAATTGCAATTAGGGggggtgtagacaccaaatttttggtgtaatttcatttttttagtttttttatttgtcgtgttcatttttagtttttagtttccagttttatttttatttttaagttttatcatagaatttgttgaaaaaggaaaaaaaagaaaaagaaaaagcattcaaaaaaaatatgatttagtcgtttgtaatttaaattcaatgctttcttgaaagaaaaaatgaaaaatatgaaaaatgaaaaatgaaacaaaaaagatggaaaaatggccatttttgttgtttttagttgtttagtttttaaattattttcattattattattattattattacctggtttttggcaatttgttattattattattatttatattttatcatttctgtatttattaagttgaaaaaaaaaaaaaaaaaaaaaagagaaacgcGGCATGAAGCTGCGTATTGCCGCAGCCTGCAAAATGAGGACCAGGCAGCCCTTTAGCTGCAATTTGTGAAAGTTGTTTAGGGTTGGGGATTcggatataaatagaaaaggTAAGAGCAGCCGCAAAGGGGGGAGAGGGTAGgagcgaaaaaaaaaaactgggaGCTGAGAATTAGAGAGCATCGACAAGctgaaagaaaaactgagcaagGGTTTTGGGGATGAAAAGTGAGTGACGGGGGGGAAGGCTTTCTGGGAGAGCATGAAACCAAAGGAGGGTTGAGGGTTGATAACACAAAGGGACGGCCGAAAAGAAAAACCAGCAGGAGAAGGCAGAGAGTGACCAAGAAAGAACAAGGGGATGAAAGATTAACGGCAAAAGAAAAGCATAAGAGCCGAGAGCGAGGGAGATTCTGGGAGAAGAAAACAGAAACCAGGGAGGATAGCAGACGGCGAGGAGACAGAGAGAGAGCTGGGGTTGGACGACTGAGGAAAAGAAAGACTGAGGGAGAGATCGGGTGAAAGGAAGGCCGAGAGCAAAAGAGAGGGTACGGGCTTTGGAGAAACTAAGCAAGAAACTGAGCTGATTCCACCACCATCACCCGTGGCTGTTCTCCGCGCGAAGGCACTGCCCGACGAGACCCGCAAGCTTACTGTAAGTTTTCTTCTAGCATTTTTCCTGTAGATAAGTTCTGTCCAATAAATCACGACGCCGTCTTGCGTTGGCTCATGGTATACTGCCCAAAGATACTACCTTTCTACATTAGATTCTCCCGGTCATGTGTTTAGGCAGAAAATGATCattgtttgattgatttgtGGTTTAGTTTGGTTGTTTGGAACAAGTCTGGTGAAGCCCTGCGTATGCGAGAGGAGCTAGGACTAGTTTTGATTGTTTGCTTGAGGCCATTTTACTTGCATTTCCATTGCCATAGCTGTGTTTTCTTAACCCTCTTGATGGAAGACCTGCCCATAAGTCATTGGTTTCCTTTCATGTGCACTTTCCGACTCACACTTGTGTCTCTTTTCtggaatttggtttgaagctTGGCAGATGGTCAGGTTTTTTGCTGCATTAAGATATTTGTGTGTAGATGTCGGATTGCTATAACCTTGTTGCCATGAGAATGAGTGATGTTGCAGGGGTCGTCTTTCATACGAAGCTGTGGTTCTTTTCGTTTTCATGATATGCCGATTGCCATTAAGACAGAAATTCTGTTTCGCCCCTTTGCTGTTTTCGTTCctagtgtttttttttgtttcccaCGTTCCTCTTGTTGTGGACAAATCCTCTTTCAAACAAAGCTGTGGTTCATGCACAATTTGACTATCACAAATTCAGAATTTAGTTGAGAGTTGTGGGAAAGTTTTCTGGTTTGTTGCAGCAATAAATATAGGCCGCTAATGAGCTTTAAGGTTGCCGAAAACTCTTGCTGCACTTTGTTTCATTCTTTTTGCtgttatttcttttgttctagGCAGTCACCCATCCAGTTTTTCTGCCTTAATCCTGCAATAAAATGTAATATTTGGCTTGGT
This genomic interval carries:
- the LOC113754765 gene encoding 18.5 kDa class I heat shock protein-like, translating into MSLIPSVFGGRRSNVFVPFSLDIWDPFEGFPFSNTSLANVPDTARDTSAFATARIDWKETPEAHVFKADLPGLKKEEVKVEVEEGQVLQISGERSREQEEKNDKWHRVERSSGRFLRRFRLPENAKVDQVKASMENGVLTVTVPKEEVKKADVKAIEISG